A genomic segment from Nitratiruptor sp. YY08-10 encodes:
- a CDS encoding tetratricopeptide repeat protein yields the protein MYHFKRFILVVLSLFLVSGGVWYFYNKTMYKEQKNIKRVTSFKPKKSKKVKKQEKYCYALQTYFGYGKSQFAINRVKKLKKTYEAKGLDCNIIQLDTQQRPILKLHCNIAPTKEELLPWLKYAKSKGIDAVIVHGDCSLAKKQSLPPSKKASKKKVVTKKQKIIENQTAENEKEALLQTKPTTLKELITTYQTRPNYTLALEIAQAFYKQKRYDKAIFWAKRANKLDRYKDDAWIVYAKALYAKGKKQKAKDILRFFLKFQDSPKIRNLLKEWS from the coding sequence ATGTATCATTTTAAACGGTTTATTTTAGTTGTTTTGTCTCTTTTTTTGGTTAGTGGAGGAGTGTGGTATTTTTATAATAAAACAATGTACAAAGAACAAAAGAATATCAAAAGGGTGACAAGTTTCAAACCTAAAAAATCTAAAAAAGTAAAGAAACAGGAGAAATATTGTTACGCATTGCAAACCTATTTTGGCTATGGTAAATCACAATTTGCAATCAATCGTGTAAAAAAACTAAAAAAAACGTATGAAGCAAAAGGGTTAGATTGCAACATTATTCAACTTGATACCCAGCAAAGGCCTATATTGAAGCTTCATTGCAATATAGCACCTACAAAAGAGGAGTTGCTTCCGTGGTTGAAGTATGCCAAAAGCAAAGGTATAGATGCTGTTATAGTTCATGGTGACTGCTCTTTGGCAAAGAAGCAGTCTCTACCCCCTTCAAAAAAAGCATCAAAAAAGAAGGTGGTTACAAAGAAGCAAAAAATCATAGAAAATCAAACTGCTGAAAATGAAAAAGAAGCGCTTTTGCAAACCAAACCCACCACATTAAAAGAACTCATTACAACCTATCAAACAAGGCCAAACTATACATTGGCTTTGGAGATTGCACAAGCATTTTATAAGCAAAAGAGGTATGATAAAGCAATTTTTTGGGCCAAAAGAGCCAATAAACTCGATCGATATAAAGATGATGCCTGGATTGTTTATGCAAAAGCTCTCTATGCAAAGGGCAAGAAACAAAAAGCTAAAGATATTTTACGCTTTTTTCTCAAATTTCAAGATTCACCAAAAATCAGAAATCTTTTGAAAGAGTGGTCATGA
- a CDS encoding ATP-binding protein, with amino-acid sequence MSRFKKIAQKFEDRVENIDFFETSAIAKIQNDLLKIVDEETKQILFLIGEPGSGKSVFLDRLPSFLQGYETIKFDTPFFEPVDFIKTLITRSGEKVEDFSLESMIQQAIAIYKASNLFIAIDEAQLLSKPMVELIRILADSKAFWFLLAMHRHESEAILKEPQFASRPHKVLDMGGLTLDELFDFIQQELRLAHEESIARDFTKKYVKSIHKLCKGNFRESKKLLNKLFLLMDEAQKKGKKRWTKPSRCLLTMAAIDGGLIRV; translated from the coding sequence GTGTCTCGCTTTAAAAAGATCGCTCAGAAGTTTGAAGACAGGGTGGAGAATATAGATTTTTTCGAAACCTCTGCCATAGCGAAAATCCAAAACGATCTTTTGAAAATAGTCGATGAAGAGACGAAACAGATTCTTTTTTTGATTGGAGAGCCAGGAAGCGGGAAATCGGTCTTTTTAGATAGACTCCCATCGTTTTTGCAAGGGTATGAAACCATCAAATTCGATACTCCTTTTTTTGAACCGGTGGATTTTATCAAAACGCTTATTACAAGAAGTGGCGAAAAAGTAGAGGATTTTTCTTTGGAATCTATGATACAACAAGCGATTGCTATCTACAAAGCATCCAATCTCTTTATCGCTATTGATGAAGCACAACTTCTGAGCAAGCCGATGGTGGAGCTCATTAGAATACTAGCAGACAGCAAAGCATTTTGGTTTTTGCTTGCGATGCATAGGCATGAATCGGAGGCTATCCTCAAAGAGCCGCAATTTGCCTCCAGACCTCACAAAGTGCTTGACATGGGAGGTCTGACATTGGATGAGTTGTTCGATTTCATACAGCAAGAGCTTCGGTTGGCACATGAAGAGAGTATCGCCCGAGATTTTACAAAAAAATATGTCAAGAGCATCCATAAACTTTGTAAAGGCAACTTCAGAGAGAGCAAAAAGCTGCTGAATAAACTGTTTTTATTGATGGATGAGGCACAGAAAAAGGGAAAAAAGAGATGGACAAAACCAAGCAGGTGTCTTTTGACTATGGCAGCGATTGATGGGGGACTGATACGTGTATAG